In one Bradyrhizobium sp. 4 genomic region, the following are encoded:
- a CDS encoding SDR family oxidoreductase: protein MTNELDFSGKQVLVVGGSSGIGNGIAQAFRVRGAQVAVCGTRAHAKEYSAEEGSDLTGLSYAQLDVGNAGAVEAFKPSFERLDILVLAQGAVLYRRGEFEMAGFRKVVEVNLMSLMACATRFHSMLRDSRGSLIMVSSTAAYHSTMGNPAYNASKTGAVGLTRTLGEAWAEDGIRVNGIAPGLVDTKMTKVTTENPKRLEGALSRIPLRRLGTPADMAGAALFLASPLSSYIIGQTLVVDGGLIL, encoded by the coding sequence ATGACGAACGAGCTCGATTTCTCAGGCAAGCAGGTGCTGGTCGTCGGCGGATCCAGCGGCATCGGCAACGGTATCGCGCAAGCCTTTCGCGTCAGGGGCGCGCAAGTCGCGGTCTGCGGCACGCGTGCTCACGCGAAGGAATATTCAGCTGAGGAGGGCTCGGATCTCACCGGTCTCTCCTACGCGCAACTCGACGTCGGCAATGCCGGCGCGGTCGAAGCGTTCAAGCCGTCGTTCGAACGGCTCGATATCCTGGTGCTCGCGCAGGGCGCGGTGCTCTATCGCCGCGGCGAGTTCGAGATGGCTGGCTTTCGCAAGGTCGTCGAGGTCAACCTGATGAGCCTGATGGCCTGCGCCACGCGATTTCATTCCATGCTGCGGGACTCGCGGGGATCGCTGATCATGGTGTCCTCGACCGCGGCCTATCATTCCACCATGGGCAATCCTGCTTACAACGCGTCGAAGACCGGGGCGGTCGGATTGACACGGACGCTCGGCGAGGCCTGGGCCGAAGACGGCATCCGCGTCAACGGCATCGCGCCTGGTCTGGTCGACACCAAGATGACGAAGGTGACGACCGAGAATCCCAAGCGGCTCGAAGGTGCACTTTCACGCATTCCGCTGCGGCGATTGGGCACGCCTGCTGACATGGCGGGCGCGGCGCTGTTCCTGGCATCACCGCTGTCGTCCTACATCATCGGCCAGACGTTGGTCGTCGACGGCGGGCTGATTCTCTGA
- a CDS encoding CsbD family protein, producing the protein MDKDRIVGSAKEFAGRAEGAVGDLAGDAQTQASGKAREAAGTVQNLYGQAKDAVRDATDTAASYAKDAYDKPAETLRDGSQAIAQKVQDNPLGALLVAGGIGFALALLMARPARRPPPRWRYYG; encoded by the coding sequence ATGGATAAAGATCGGATTGTCGGATCGGCCAAGGAATTCGCCGGACGCGCGGAAGGCGCTGTCGGTGATCTCGCAGGCGATGCGCAGACACAGGCGTCGGGCAAGGCACGCGAAGCGGCCGGCACGGTGCAGAATCTCTACGGCCAGGCCAAGGATGCCGTACGTGACGCGACCGACACCGCGGCCAGCTATGCCAAGGACGCCTACGACAAGCCGGCCGAAACCTTGCGCGACGGTTCGCAGGCGATTGCCCAGAAGGTGCAGGACAACCCGCTCGGCGCGCTGCTGGTCGCCGGCGGCATCGGCTTTGCCCTTGCACTGCTGATGGCGCGGCCTGCGCGCCGCCCGCCGCCGCGCTGGCGCTATTACGGCTGA